From Catharus ustulatus isolate bCatUst1 chromosome 6, bCatUst1.pri.v2, whole genome shotgun sequence, a single genomic window includes:
- the CHST1 gene encoding carbohydrate sulfotransferase 1, with the protein MQCSWKAVLLLALASIAIQYTAIRTFTAKSFHSCPIPNPVNCSLSQDTDVADRLCDENPTFPYNLSRKTHVLILATTRSGSSFVGQLFNQHFDVFYLFEPLYHVQYTLIPKLTQSKSTTDRRVMLGASRDLLRSLYDCDLYFLENYIKPQPVNHTTDRLFRRGASKALCSPPVCESLGAVDLHLEEGDCVKKCGTLNLTLATESCREHGHVAIKTVRVPEVSDLRALVEDPRLNLKVIQLVRDPRGILASRSETFRDTYRLWRIWDGTGRKPYNLDVTQLTTVCEDFWNSVSTGLNRPPWLKGKYMLVRYEDLARNPMKKTEEIYDFLGIPMDSNVERWIQNNTRGDRSSSKHKYGTVRNSAATAEKWRFRLSYEIVAFTQHACQQVLAQLGYKTAGSEEELKNLSISLVEERDFLPFS; encoded by the coding sequence ATGCAATGTTCCTGGAAGGCTGTACTCCTCCTAGCCTTGGCATCCATTGCAATCCAGTACACAGCAATCCGGACCTTCACTGCCAAGTCCTTCCACAGCTGCCCCATCCCTAATCCTGTGAACTGCAGCCTGAGCCAGGACACTGATGTGGCTGACAGGCTGTGCGATGAGAATCCCACTTTCCCGTACAACCTCTCCAGGAAGACTCATGTTCTCATCCTTGCCACCACCCGCAGTGGCTCCTCATTTGTCGGGCAGCTGTTCAACCAGCACTTCGATGTCTTCTATTTATTTGAGCCCCTCTACCATGTCCAGTACACTCTGATCCCAAAGCTGACCCAGAGCAAGAGCACGACAGACAGGCGGGTCATGCTGGGGGCCAGCCGAGACCTGCTGAGGAGCCTGTATGACTGCGACCTCTACTTCCTGGAGAACTACATCAAGCCCCAGCCTGTCAACCACACCACCGACCGCCTCTTCCGCAGGGGAGCCAGCAAGGCCCTGTGCTCACCACCTGTATGTGagtccctgggagctgtggatCTCCACTTGGAGGAAGGAGATTGTGTGAAGAAGTGTGGGACCTTGAACCTGACGCTGGCCACTGAGTCCTGCAGAGAGCATGGCCACGTGGCCATCAAAACTGTACGGGTGCCCGAGGTCAGTGACCTCCGGGCCCTGGTGGAGGACCCGCGGCTGAACTTGAAGGTCATCCAGCTGGTGAGGGACCCCCGGGGGATCCTGGCATCCCGGAGCGAGACCTTCCGAGACACCTACAGGCTGTGGAGGATCTGGGATGGCACTGGCAGGAAGCCATACAACCTGGATGTGACCCAGCTCACCACAGTGTGCGAGGACTTCTGGAACTCTGTGTCCACTGGCCTCAACCGGCCACCATGGCTCAAGGGCAAGTACATGCTGGTGCGGTACGAAGACCTGGCCAGGAACCCCATGAAAAAGACTGAGGAGATCTACGATTTCCTGGGCATCCCCATGGACAGCAACGTCGAGCGCTGGATACAGAACAACACCCGAGGAGACAGGTCCTCCTCCAAACACAAGTACGGGACGGTGCGCAACTCGGCGGCGACGGCGGAGAAGTGGCGCTTCCGTCTGTCCTACGAGATCGTGGCGTTCACCCAGCACGCCTGCCAGCAGGTGCTGGCGCAGCTCGGCTACAAAACTGCTGGCtctgaggaggagctgaagaaccTCTCCATCAGCCTGGTGGAGGAGAGAGacttcctgcccttctcctAA